A window of Vogesella indigofera genomic DNA:
CAATCTGCAGCACGGCGACGCGCTGGCGCTGGCCGACCAGGTATTCCTGTTCAAGCGCAGTGCCAAAACGTTGGCCGCACGCCACGGCCTGCTGGCCACCTTCATGGCCAAGCCGTTCGCCGACGACGCCGGCAGCGCGATGCACATCCACCAGAGCCTGGTCGATGCCCACGGCCACAACCTGTTCAGCCAGCCGGACGGCAGCGCCGCGCCGCGCTTCTGGCACTACCTCGGCGGCCTGCAGCACTACCTGCCAGCGGCGATGCTGCTGCTGGCGGCCAACCCCAACGCCTACCGCCGGCTGTGCCCGCACAGCGCGGCGCCGATCAATGTCGAGTGGGGCATCGACAACCGCAGCTGTGGCCTGCGCGTACCAGACAGCAGCCCGGCGGCGCGGCGCGTGGAAAACCGCCTGCCCGGCATGGACTGCAATCCCTACCTCGCCATTGCCGCCACGCTGGCCTGCGGCTTGCTTGGCATGGAGCAGGCCATTGCGCCCGGCGCACCACTGTCCGGCAGTGCCTACGGCATGGCGGCCACCCTGCCCGCCAGCCTGCCGCAGGCGATCAGCGCCCTGCGCGACGAAGCGCCCCTGCACCCGCTGCTGCATCCGCAGTTCGTCGCCAGCTTTTGTGCGCTGAAAGAGGTTGAATGGCAGACATTCGCGCGTACCATTACACCATGGGAACGCCAGCAGTTACTGCAGCAGGCCTGAGCCGGCAGCCGTGTGTCACGGCTTGCCTGCCGGCCGGCGGCGGGGGTTTAATAAGCACTGGTTTTAAGTAGCGTTTTGCAGTCAAAATAACGTGTTCGATTACCTGAACCGCATCGCCAGGAGAAACTTGAATGAAACGATTTGCCCGCACCCTGCTTCTGGGCGCCATCAGCGCCGCCTATGCCGGTAGCGCCGTCGCTGCCAGCAACGAACTGAACATCTACAACTGGTCGGATTACATCGCGGAAAGCACCATCCCCGGCTTCCAGAAGGCAAGCGGCGTCAAGGTCCGTTACGACGTCTACGACAGTAACGAAATCCTGCAGGCCAAGATGCTGACCGGCAAATCCGGCTACGACATCGTCGTGCCGTCCAACACCTTCCTCGCCAAGCAAATCCAGGCCAACCTGTACCTGCCGCTGGACAAGAGCAAACTGCCGAACTACAAAGATCTGGACCCGGAGCTGATGAAGCTGATGACCAAGTTCGATCCGGGCAACAAGTTCGCGGTACCGTACTTCTGGGGCATCAACACCATCGGCATCAACACCGACCGCGCCACCAAGGCTCTGGGCGGCAAGCTGCCGGCCAACCAGTGGGACATGCTGTTCAAGCCTGAACACGCGGCCAAGCTGAAAAGCTGTGGCGTGAGCATGCTCGACTCCCCGGCGGAAGTGTTCCCGATCGTGCTGCACTACATGGGCAAGGACCCGGCCAGCAAGAACGAAGCCGACTACCGCGCCGCGGCCGATTTGCTGAAAACCATCCGTCCGCACGTGACCCGCTTCTCCTCCTCCGGCTACATCAATGAACTGTCCGGCGGCTCGCTGTGCCTGGTACTGGGCTACGGCGGTGACATCAACATTGCCCGTACCCGCGCCGTGGAAGTGAAGAGCGGCGTCAAGGTGCAGGCGCTGGTGCCGAAAGAAGGCGTCGGCATCTGGATCGACAGCATGGTGATCCCGAAAGACGCCAAGAACGCCGACAATGCCTACAAGTTCATCAACTACAGCCTGGACGCCAAGGTGGCTGCAGCCAACGCCAATGCCGTGACCTACGCGCCGGGCAGCCTGCCGGCACGCAAGTTCATCGACAAGGCCAACCTGGCCAACCCGTCGATCTTCC
This region includes:
- a CDS encoding glutamine synthetase family protein, yielding MSDLQQWLSAQRVSHIECLFPDLNGQARGKLIPCHSYLDSAEQRFPQVSLIQTLDGDPQQQLVADSDPDMRLRADPHTLCLKPDSGNGQRIAQLIHDCVDADGEPIPFAPRNVLQRVLAAYRQRGWQPVVAPEIEFYLLAADGQPLGATRQPYSVDHAPAHAAFFAELEQLCAQQHIASDTMLGEVGNGQFEINLQHGDALALADQVFLFKRSAKTLAARHGLLATFMAKPFADDAGSAMHIHQSLVDAHGHNLFSQPDGSAAPRFWHYLGGLQHYLPAAMLLLAANPNAYRRLCPHSAAPINVEWGIDNRSCGLRVPDSSPAARRVENRLPGMDCNPYLAIAATLACGLLGMEQAIAPGAPLSGSAYGMAATLPASLPQAISALRDEAPLHPLLHPQFVASFCALKEVEWQTFARTITPWERQQLLQQA
- a CDS encoding polyamine ABC transporter substrate-binding protein, which produces MKRFARTLLLGAISAAYAGSAVAASNELNIYNWSDYIAESTIPGFQKASGVKVRYDVYDSNEILQAKMLTGKSGYDIVVPSNTFLAKQIQANLYLPLDKSKLPNYKDLDPELMKLMTKFDPGNKFAVPYFWGINTIGINTDRATKALGGKLPANQWDMLFKPEHAAKLKSCGVSMLDSPAEVFPIVLHYMGKDPASKNEADYRAAADLLKTIRPHVTRFSSSGYINELSGGSLCLVLGYGGDINIARTRAVEVKSGVKVQALVPKEGVGIWIDSMVIPKDAKNADNAYKFINYSLDAKVAAANANAVTYAPGSLPARKFIDKANLANPSIFPSKEVMAKSFVMLPMDPKIQRLTTRLWQEFKTRK